One part of the Palaemon carinicauda isolate YSFRI2023 chromosome 23, ASM3689809v2, whole genome shotgun sequence genome encodes these proteins:
- the LOC137616975 gene encoding uncharacterized protein, with protein sequence MAFFKLPSKMKKFLRVIYVLTIVSLASADADFDSGESELTDHAMDVYTDEQTPLSMPIVNNSSEQDGILKTDENIRHQRQIRFKSSYQELPTSLKIPFQGNGVNTDTSDYSYFVQVDVDDPPPSTALATILPEGVKIYFPPQVSGVVAPVERASGLQNLEHVTENLQNTITQGKASTASPLSSSANLLTSSYSSLEDTDTFQSSTSKPVTTTEFSNLIGSQQTSFGQRNGATGLSSHTPKNLQNRNTAVIEKSSYLSYGQNDKPHNSLATQKRISTSRPPFQKTSTFSSTKNDVSTRKSFWRPLTSPPLPRPISSSPPPASFISHSQPTLAPASFFGTTITTTTIPSTRIPKTFSGSSTPIFLPTPSPTFSNIKQSFPKQQHTTAFPASSPNLHSNTKHQTTQTFSTPLPITPNSLQRKPTIKPQNSQSQSPFKFPVLSPSVSVTSSGTSGLQIPGAPVLPKSQTPHFKQPSSPQKQSSLSVGKFFNPGQNLVPATKPHNPFPKFDGKFLLSSSPNFFQANKESKRTDSGKLSQPPPRDGKTRTLVNSDNSNANTFPSSSGPDYPTLRTIPKTGFECASKDFGGYYADPETNCQVFHVCWGRRSASFLCPEGTLFNQQLLVCDWSYNVQCSSSIAASFREMENLFDNWGRNQV encoded by the exons ATGGCTTTCTTCAAGCTTCCATCCAAGATGAAGAAGTTTCTTCGAGTTATTTATGTTTTAACCATTGTTAGCCTAGCATCAGCTGATGCAG ATTTTGATTCCGGGGAAAGCGAGTTGACAGACCATGCCATGGATGTTTACACAGATGAGCAAACCCCACTTTCTATGCCTATCGTCAACAATTCATCAGAACAAGATGGTATCTTAAAGACAGATGAGAATATAAGG CACCAGCGTCAAATACGTTTCAAGAGTTCCTACCAGGAACTACCAACGAGCCTCAAAATCCCTTTCCAGGGTAATGGGGTTAACACAGATACATCAGATTATTCTTATTTTGTACAAGTTGACGTAGATGATCCTCCACCGAGCACTGCCCTTGCAACGATTCTTCCTGAAGGAGTAAAGATCTACTTTCCTCCACAAGTTTCTGGTGTTGTTGCGCCTGTAGAGAGGGCATCGGGCCTCCAGAATCTTGAACATGTTACAGAAAACCTGCAGAACACCATAACCCAAGGAAAAGCCTCTACAGCCTCTCCCTTATCCTCTTCAGCTAACTTACTGACAAGTTCCTATTCATCTCTAGAGGACACAGATACATTTCAGTCTTCAACAAGTAAACCTGTGACAACAACTGAATTCAGTAATCTTATAGGTTCTCAACAGACATCATTTGGACAAAGAAATGGTGCCACAGGTCTATCTTCTCATACGCCCAAAAATTTGCAAAACAGAAACACAGCGGTCATTGAAAAATCAAGTTATCTGTCTTATGGACAAAATGATAAACCTCACAACTCCCTTGCAACACAGAAACGCATATCAACTTCTCGACCACCTTTTCAGAAAACGAGCACGTTTTCATCAACGAAGAATGATGTTTCTACCAGAAAATCATTCTGGAGGCCCTTGACTTCACCACCATTGCCGCGACCAATTTCCTCATCACCTCCTCCtgcatcatttatttcacatagccAACCAACATTAGCCCCAGCATCCTTTTTCGGaactactattaccactactacaaTACCTAGTACCAGAATTCCCAAAACATTTTCTGGTTCATCCACACCAATATTCCTTCCAACCCCTTCTCCCACATTTTCTAATATAAAGCAGTCCTTCCCAAAGCAGCAACATACCACAGCATTTCCTGCCTCTTCTCCTAATCTGCATTCAAACACGAAACACCAAACAACTCAAACCTTTTCTACTCCTCTACCTATTACCCCTAACTCACTACAGAGGAAACCTACGATCAAACCGCAGAACTCTCAATCTCAGTCTCCTTTCAAATTCCCAGTTTTGTCTCCATCGGTGTCTGTAACATCCAGTGGTACCTCTGGATTACAAATACCTGGAGCTCCTGTCCTGCCTAAATCCCAAACACCTCATTTTAAACAGCCATCAAGTCCACAAAAGCAGTCTAGTTTGTCTGTTGGCAAGTTCTTCAACCCTGGTCAAAATCTAGTGCCCGCTACAAAACCCCATAATCCTTTCCCTAAATTTGATGGCAAGTTTTTACTGAGTAGCTCACCAAACTTTTTTCAGGCCAACAAGGAATCCAAACGCACTGATAGTGGCAAATTGTCACAGCCTCCACCGAGAGACGGTAAGACAAGAACTTTAGTTAACTCAGACAATAGTAATGCTAATACATTCCCTTCAAGTAGTGGCCCCGACTATCCGACCCTTCGTACTATCCCTAAAACTGGATTTGAATGTGCTTCTAAAGACTTTGGTGGATACTATGCAGATCCAGAAACTAATTGTCAG GTGTTTCACGTGTGCTGGGGTCGCCGCAGTGCCTCTTTCCTGTGTCCAGAGGGCACACTCTTCAACCAACAGCTTCTGGTCTGTGACTGGTCATACAACGTCCAGTGCTCTTCTTCAATTGCAGCTTCCTTCAGAGAAATGGAAAACCTATTTGACAACTGGGGTAGGAACCAAGTCTAG